The stretch of DNA GGTGTTCCAGATCCTCGGCTTCACCAAGGTGGCCACTCACCGCTCCAAGGACGTGCACCTGTATCGCCAGGGCGGCATCAACCTGATTCTCAACAACGAACCCAAGAGCATCGCCTCCTACTTTGCTGCCGAGCATGGGCCGTCGGTGTGCGGCATGGCGTTCCGCGTGCGCAACGCCCATGAAGCTTATGCCCGGGCCTTGGAACTGGGTGCTCAACCGGTCGAGATCGAAACCGGCCCGATGGAGTTGCGCCTGCCGGCCATCAAAGGTATCGGTGGGGCACCGCTCTACCTGATCGACCGTTTCGAAGAAGGCAGCTCGATCTACGATATCGACTTCAATTTCATCGAAGGCGTCGATCGCAACCCGCAGGGGGCAGGCCTGAAGATCATCGATCACCTGACCCACAACGTCTATCGCGGGCGCATGGCTTACTGGGCCGGTTTCTACGAGAAGCTGTTCAACTTCCGCGAGATTCGCTACTTCGACATCAAAGGTGAGTACACCGGCCTGACCTCCAAGGCCATGACCGCGCCTGACGGCATGATCCGCATTCCGCTCAATGAGGAGTCATCCAAAGGCGCCGGGCAGATCGAAGAGTTCCTGATGCAGTTCAATGGCGAGGGCATCCAGCATGTGGCCTTCCTCACCGATGACCTGCTCAAGACCTGGGATGCTCTCAAGGGCTTCGGCATGCGCTTCATGACCGCGCCGCCGCAAACGTATTACGAAATGCTCGAAGAGCGCCTGCCAGGGCATGGCGAGCCGGTCGACCAACTGCAGGCTCGCGGCATCCTGCTGGACGGCGCTTCCGAGCCCGGCGACAAACGCCTGCTGCTGCAGATCTTCTCGGAAACATTGCTCGGCCCGGTGTTCTTCGAGTTCATCCAGCGCAAAGGGGATGACGGTTTTGGTGAAGGCAACTTCAAGGCGCTGTTCGAGTCCATCGAGCGTGATCAGGTGCGCCGTGGTGTGCTCAATGCTGAGTAAGTAAGCGCAGAGTGGCGCCGTCAGTCTGTGCTGGCGGCGCTACGAACACGGTTACGCTGCCTGTACAAGCCCCAGTAAGTGATCGAGCCTGTAATGATCCCGATCAGCGCCAGGGAAGGGAAGAGGTGTATCAGCGTCTTGCGCGCCTCACGTGCCGAGTACCCCTCTGCATAGCCTGCCTTGACGGTATAACCGTACTTGTTCGAAATACCCTCTTTGAAAAATTCGGCTTGTGAAGGGCGCGTCGAGTCGCGACTGTCGCCGTCGGTCCAGATGTATAAGTCACCGAATTCAAGCAATAAAGTCAGCCCGGTTTGAAACGCACGCAGCTCATTGCGTAGCAAGATCCCATAGGATGTGGCAATAACCCCCAGGCTATTCTCGCCGAGCTGATAAGTGAGCAGAACTGCATTGGGTGTTGCAGGTGGGTCCAGTACCAAATGAAACGGCGATTGCGCATCTGAGATCATGAGATCCGGCGGGTATGGCGTTTCCAGGGTGTTGCAATAGGTGCGGCCCTCGGCGGTCAACGCCAGCGAGCGCAGGTGCGGTGCTTTTACGAGCTGACCGATTAATTGCGCTTTGGCGCTTTCGCAGGCGGTCCCTGCCAATGCCATCGCAGCAGACGCCGAATTGTGTATTCGATCCAGTGCCAGATCTACTGAATAGATTGCCTCGCTGACAGAGATTCGCGAGTTTTCTTCAAGCTTCTTGTCCTGTTGGTAAAACATGATCATCAGCCCGGTGCCGACCGGCACCAAACTGATTGCCAATGTCAGCAACAGTTCGACCAAGCCCTGCCCTGCAGTTTTGAATCTTGACATGACTGACCAGTCCCCCATTTCCGAGTTGTCCGAGATGGACAGCCCAGTGGAGAGCCTAAGAATCAATTACTGCGCCTGCTGTAAGCCAAAGCCATGGATGTTTTGCGAACTACGCCGCTAAGGCGTAGGACTCATTGCACCCTGAGCGCAGCAATGACCTTTTCTGCAAGTAGGCTTGTGGAGGCGGGATTTTGCCCGGTGATCAGCCGACCGTCCGAGGTCACGAAGGGTTTCCATGGGTCGTCGTCTTTGCTGTAGTTGCCGCCTCGCGCAACCAGTTCGTTTTCGGTGAGAAACGGCACCACCTTGTCCAGCTCTGCGAGCTTTTCTTCGGTATTGGAAAAGCCAGTTACCTGCCGGCCCTTGAGCAACAGGGTGTTGTCGCTGAGCTTGATGTTCAACAGGCCCACCACACCATGACAGACGGCAGCTACGATGCCGTTGCTTTCGTAGATTTTGCGCGCCAGTTCCTGCAGCGGCTGGTTGTCCGGGAAGTCGAACATCACCCCGTGGCCACCTGTGTAGTAAATGGCGCAGTAGTCACTTGCCTTGACCTTGCCAGGGCTGAACGATGTGCCCAGACGGTTCATGAACGATTTGTCGTCGTACCATTGCCAGTCCAGATCCGGGGCCAATTGCAGGCTATGCGGGTCGATGGGCACATAGCCGCCCACAGGGCTCACGTAATCGACTTCATATCCGGCTTTTTGCACGACGTCGACAAAATGTACCGCTTCACCCAGCCACAAACCGGTGGCCCGCTTCAGGGTCGGGTATTTGGCCGTATTGGTCAGCACTACCAGTATTTTCTTGCTCATCGCCACGCTCCCTGGTCTGTCGTTGAAGGGCAATGCGTTCCTTGGCGCGGGAAAACCTATTGAGCATAGCTGCCGTTTGACAAGGCGCCATCTAGGCAATGGCTCTATGCTATTACCCTGTGCCTGCGGTGCGTCCAGTGAGAGGCTGTTAACAGTGCAGCTATTGCGGTGGCAAATCTTCGGGCAGATGATGCGCAAACGGATTTCTACTCTCGAGCAATGGTGGAATCACGACAGTGATCGTAAACGACGTACCGCGTAAACCTTCGGCGCAAGTCGGCATGGCTGAGCAGATCGCGCAGTTCGATTGGCGATACAGTTCGCTTGGGCCGCTGCCCTATTGGCAGGCACCCTTGCGCATAGCCGTCGACATGATGTTGCTGTCGCCATTCCCCTGCGCGGTGGTCTGGGGTGCCCAGATGACCGTGATACACAACGATCCTTACGCGGTATTGCTCGAAAGCGACGGCCATGCATTGGGGCAGGGTTTCGACAAACTCTGGGCAAAAGTCTGGGAGAGCATCGGGCCCTGGGTATTCAAGGCACTCGAAGGTGGCTCGAACTTTGTCGAAAATCAGCCGCTGTGGCTACCGTGCAGGCGAACGGGCAGCCAAACCTGCTACGCCTTCAGCTATACACCGTTACGCGATGAGCAGCATGAGGTAGTGGGGTTTCTGCACACGGTGATTGATACCAGTGCCAGCATTGACTCCCATGACAGATGGCGTGAGCAGGCGTTGGCGTTCGAGCGC from Pseudomonas putida encodes:
- a CDS encoding CSS-motif domain-containing protein, whose translation is MSRFKTAGQGLVELLLTLAISLVPVGTGLMIMFYQQDKKLEENSRISVSEAIYSVDLALDRIHNSASAAMALAGTACESAKAQLIGQLVKAPHLRSLALTAEGRTYCNTLETPYPPDLMISDAQSPFHLVLDPPATPNAVLLTYQLGENSLGVIATSYGILLRNELRAFQTGLTLLLEFGDLYIWTDGDSRDSTRPSQAEFFKEGISNKYGYTVKAGYAEGYSAREARKTLIHLFPSLALIGIITGSITYWGLYRQRNRVRSAASTD
- a CDS encoding type 1 glutamine amidotransferase domain-containing protein, with amino-acid sequence MSKKILVVLTNTAKYPTLKRATGLWLGEAVHFVDVVQKAGYEVDYVSPVGGYVPIDPHSLQLAPDLDWQWYDDKSFMNRLGTSFSPGKVKASDYCAIYYTGGHGVMFDFPDNQPLQELARKIYESNGIVAAVCHGVVGLLNIKLSDNTLLLKGRQVTGFSNTEEKLAELDKVVPFLTENELVARGGNYSKDDDPWKPFVTSDGRLITGQNPASTSLLAEKVIAALRVQ
- the hppD gene encoding 4-hydroxyphenylpyruvate dioxygenase, which encodes MADIFDNPMGLMGFEFIELASPTPGVLEPVFQILGFTKVATHRSKDVHLYRQGGINLILNNEPKSIASYFAAEHGPSVCGMAFRVRNAHEAYARALELGAQPVEIETGPMELRLPAIKGIGGAPLYLIDRFEEGSSIYDIDFNFIEGVDRNPQGAGLKIIDHLTHNVYRGRMAYWAGFYEKLFNFREIRYFDIKGEYTGLTSKAMTAPDGMIRIPLNEESSKGAGQIEEFLMQFNGEGIQHVAFLTDDLLKTWDALKGFGMRFMTAPPQTYYEMLEERLPGHGEPVDQLQARGILLDGASEPGDKRLLLQIFSETLLGPVFFEFIQRKGDDGFGEGNFKALFESIERDQVRRGVLNAE